A genomic region of Cottoperca gobio unplaced genomic scaffold, fCotGob3.1 fCotGob3_142arrow_ctg1, whole genome shotgun sequence contains the following coding sequences:
- the tamalin gene encoding general receptor for phosphoinositides 1-associated scaffold protein: MTFRRLKKRNSGGPDSGGPDSGPASQESDIYFLSSKSDSCGTAELQTSCSEVYNYKTLAYSGGTLPRSSRKGGGLQKWKPLTLTPEPQRKVVVLEKKEEETFGFEIQTYGLHHQDQNSVEMCTFVCKVHDDSPALEAGLKVGDTITSVNEATVEGFRHKDIVQLIRSCGNTLRLETVYSDSIRKAEMEARLQYLKQTLHEKWDEYRSLMVQEQRLVHGIVLSDAAVYESLESAGVYGSLGTPSPAAQRALRCTGSTSSSASFLSTATEDDPLYQTCLYQADGSVDSDKKKEKTRQQRIRPASELFTAAKTQLTRSASTRSYMRGSSSAPSGEKQGGFNSLQRKPKQKSFRRRLLKFIPGLNRPLEEEESKL, from the exons ATGACGTTCAGGCGGCTGAAGAAGCGGAACTCCGGCGGGCCGGACTCTGGCGGGCCGGACTCCGGACCCGCATCGCAAGAGAGCGACATTTATTTCCTCTCGTCTAAGTCGGACAGCTGCGGGACTGCGGAGCTGCAGACGAGCTGCTCCGAGGTTTACAACTACAAGACCCTGGCGTACTCCGGGGGGACGCTGCCCCGCAGCTCCAGGAAG GGCGGCGGACTGCAGAAGTGGAAACCTTTAACTCTGACACCTGAACCACAAAG aaaggtggtggtgctggagaagaaggaggaggagacgttTGGTTTTGAGATccag ACGTACGGCCTGCACCACCAGGACCAGAACTCGGTGGAGATGTGCACGTTTGTGTGCAAAGTGCACGACGACAGCCCGGCGCTGGAAGCGGGACTTAAAGTtg gggACACCATCACAAGTGTGAACGAGGCCACCGTGGAGGGGTTTCGGCACAAGGACATCGTGCAGCTCATCAGGTCGTGCGGGAACACACTCAG GCTGGAGACGGTTTACAGCGACTCCATCCGGAAAGCGGAGATGGAAGCGCGGCTGCAGTATCTGAAG CAAACTCTTCACGAGAAATGGGATGAGTATCGGTCGCTGATGGTGCAGGAGCAGAGGCTGGTTCATG GCATAGTGCTGAGTGACGCTGCAGTGTACGAGTCCCTGGAGTCCGCAGGCGTGTACGGCAGCCTGGGCACCCCCAGCCCCGCCGCTCAGAGAGCCCTGCGCTGCACcggcagcaccagcagcagcgcCAGCTTTCTCAGCACGGCCACCGAGGACGACCCGCTCTACCAGACCTGCCTGTACCAGGCGGACGGCAGCGTGGACTCcgacaagaagaaggagaagacgagGCAGCAGCGCATCCGACCCGCCAGCGAGCTCTTCACCGCGGCCAAGACGCAGCTGACCCGCAGCGCCAGCACCCGCAGCTACATGAGGGGCTCTTCGTCGGCCCCCTCGGGGGAGAAGCAGGGAGGATTCAACTCGCTGCAGAGGAAGCCCAAACAGAAAAGCTTCCGCAGGCGCCTCCTCAAATTCATCCCGGGTTTGAACCGGccgctggaggaggaggagagcaaacTGTGA